One part of the Plodia interpunctella isolate USDA-ARS_2022_Savannah chromosome 28, ilPloInte3.2, whole genome shotgun sequence genome encodes these proteins:
- the LOC135309992 gene encoding uncharacterized protein LOC135309992, with the protein MTDGSAQQVEVLQANVNHCARAQDLLVQHVAEWSIGAAVVVEPYCVPPLPTWVGDADGLVAITSPRTGDRPPLSRIDSGPGYAAARWGEFVIVAAYFSPNRPLRAFEDFLERVGEVIGRAAPAPVLLMGDLNAKHSAWGSPVDDPRGEALYDWAVGAGLEVLNRGNVDTCVRRNGASIQIQIQIQIQKLYCKT; encoded by the coding sequence ATGACAGACGGGTCTGCGCAACAGGTTGAGGTGCTGCAGGCCAACGTCAACCACTGCGCCCGTGCACAGGACCTGCTAGTCCAGCACGTGGCGGAGTGGTCTATTGGTGCTGCCGTCGTGGTGGAACCGTATTGTGTCCCCCCCCTTCCTACTTGGGTCGGAGATGCGGACGGGCTGGTGGCAATCACCTCTCCCCGAACTGGGGATCGCCCGCCTCTCTCGAGAATCGACAGTGGCCCGGGTTACGCGGCGGCAAGATGGGGAGAGTTTGTCATAGTCGCGGCATACTTCTCCCCCAATAGGCCGCTGCGGGCCTTTGAGGATTTTCTCGAGAGAGTGGGTGAGGTAATTGGGAGAGCGGCACCAGCACCGGTGCTACTGATGGGAGACCTCAATGCTAAGCACTCGGCATGGGGCTCTCCCGTCGACGACCCGAGGGGGGAGGCCCTGTACGATTGGGCTGTGGGCGCGGGGCTTGAAGTCCTGAACCGGGGCAACGTTGACACATGCGTGCGGCGGAACGGGGCGtcgattcaaattcaaattcaaattcaaattcaaaaactttattgtaaaacatag